DNA sequence from the Butyricimonas faecalis genome:
AAGCAAGCCAACATGACAAGAGGCCATGTATAATTGTAGGAAACAGCAGCTTGTTCCGGGGTAATCAAGTGGTTGTTCAAGTCATTTACAACTTGAGGATTCGTGTTATCCAACACTTTACCGATCAGCAACGGGAAAAGCCACAAACCGATATTTTGAATCCAGAAAATCAAGGCGTAAGCAGAACCGATCACCTTCTGATCAACCAATTTCGGAACACTCGGCCACAATGAAGCCGGAACCAATGAGAATGATGCACCCAGAATCAAGATTGTTACGTACGCGATCAAGACACCTCCAATGGCACTATCTTTAAACAAAGGTAAGATGAATGCGAATGTCAAATGGCATACAATCAACAAAATAGAACCGAACATCAACATGGAAGCAGCCTTACCTTTATTGTCAACCACTTTACCAAGAATCGGCGTGATACCTACTGCCAATAACGGGAATACGGCAAAAATAGTCTCTGCCGACTGGCGCATATAACCCATGTAGCAGAATACAATCAAACCGATCACGGAGATAGTTAACAACAATGTTTTCAATGACTTCTTGTTTGTGAAGTTAAACGCGAATGCAGTAGCTGCAACGACCAACATGATACAGTATTGAATAATCGTCACCGTATTTCCTGCCCAGAAAGAACCTTCGGCGGGAGGAGTGAACGACAAGTTACATTGCAACATGTTAACCGCATATTTCTGGAACGGGAAAATAGCCGAGTAATACAACACACAAAGTAATGCAACCAACCAGAAACCGCCACTTGACAGGATTTTCCCGATATCTTTAATCTTAAAGGGTTCATCCTTTTCTTCTGCCTCACCCGTTTGTGCATCCAATTTCTTATCCATGAAGAAATAAACAATGAACATGATCAACGCAATCATCAATAACACTACTCCAAAAGCAACAGAACGAGAAACATCAACCTGTCCTCCAAGTTTCGCAAAGAAAGGAGAGAAAATCATACACGTGGCAACTCCCAAACGCGCTAATGCCATTTCTGACCCCATGGCCAAAGCGATTTCACGACCTTTAAACCATTTCACGATACCGCGAGAAACCGTGATACCAGCCATTTCCACACCGCAGCCGAATATCATGAAACCAACCGCAGCCAGTTTAGCAGATGCCGGCATCCCCTGGTAGAACGGGGAGATTCCCAACTCGTCAAAACCCGGAATGTAATTCAAATTGTTCGTAAACCATGCTTCCAACCCGCTTCCCTTAAAACCTTCTGCAACAGCATACCATTTAATAATCGCACCGATTAACATTACACCACCTGATAAAAGAGCCGTGAAACGAACACCCATTTTATCAAGAATGATACCGGCAAAAATTAAAAAGAATACGAATACATTCAAGAATGTTTCAGAACCCTGCATTGTTCCAAATGCCAATGAATCCCAACCACGTTCCGATTGCATCAAATCTTTAATCGGTGATAAGATGTCCATAAATATGTATGAACAAAACATGGCTAATGCCAGCAACAATAACGCAGCCCACCGAACGGCTGCATTGTCTCTAAGAGTAAGCTTTTCTGTCATTTGAATTTATTTTTTATAGAAATGAAGAAAATAAATAATGTTTTTCTATAACCACGCACCTTTACCTCTTCACATCTAAGTAAATAATTTATTTTGCAACAAAAATAATATTTATTTTTAATAGAGAATCATTGTTATTCTTTAAAAATACGGGGCATCCAAAATAAAAGGGAATTGCCGGATTTCAGTCTGGCATGACAGAATATCAAAAAACTTTTTCCCGTGGAAACATTCTTGTGGAGAAATGTTGTCTGCGGAAAGCATTTTTGTTATCTTTGCTATATATAAAAATAAAATACATGAAACCCAGTTTGAACGATTTTACCAAAAACTGCAATACTCGAATACTTTTTTTACACGTAGCTTAATGCAACAAAAACATTGGGAATCACGTCTTATCGATATTCGACATCATGGCTATTCGGATTCTTATATTAAAATACATTACATCATGGAAAATAGAGTAACTAAACTGTTCAATATAAAATACCCGATCATTCAAGGGGGTATGGTATGGTGTAGCGGATGGCGCCTAGCCTCTGCGGTAAGTAACAACGGGGGATTAGGATTACTGGGTGCCGGTTCCATGCACCCGGAGATGCTGGTGGAACATATCCGGAAAATGAAAGAGGCCACGGATAAACCGTGGGGAATCAATGTCCCGTTACTTTACCCGGAGATTGACCGGCTTATGGATATTATCATCCAAGAAGGCGTTAAGATTGTTTTCACCTCTGCCGGAAGTCCGAAGAAATGGACTCCCTTGTTAAAATCACATGGCATTACCGTGGTACACGTGGTTAGTAGTGCCTTGTTTGCAAAGAAATGTGAAGAAGCAGGAGTGGATGCCATTGTTGCAGAAGGTTTTGAAGCCGGGGGACATAACGGACGGGAAGAAACGACCACGCTCACGTTGATTCCCAACGTGGCGGCATCCTGTTCACTTCCAGTTATTGCCGCGGGAGGAATATCTTCCGGAAAATCCGTGGCAGCCACCATGACTCTTGGAGCAGAAGGCGTGCAGATCGGAACCCGTTTTGCCGTTGCCGCAGAATCTTCCGCTCATCCGGCATTCAAACAACGGGTATTCAACACGGAAGAGGGCGGCACCCTACTGGCATTGAAAAAACTTGCCCCCACCCGCTTGATTAAAAACGAATTTTTCAACCAAGTAAAAGCTTTAGAAGACGCCGGAGCAGAAGCCGCTCAATTAACTGAACTTCTAGGCAAAGGACGGGCTAAGAAAGGTATCTTCGAAGGAGACATGACAGAAGGCGAGTTAGAAATCGGACAAATCGCATCCATGTTGCACAAAGAAGAAACCGTGGCTGAAATTATGGAAGATATTATCGCTGATTTCAACAAAACGATGAGTAATTTGGGCGATTTGAAACTATGAAAATGAATTTATATTTATGATAAAATTTACACGTCATACATTAGACAACGGCTTAACGGTGATCTGCAACACGGATACCAGCACGCCATTTGTATCCGTGAACATCCTCTATAAAGTAGGTGCCCGGGATGAAGATCCCAATCGCACGGGCTTTGCTCATCTTTTTGAACATTTAATGTTCGGGGGATCCAAACACATCGCCGACTACGATTATCACGTGCAGAAGGCAGGCGGGGATAGTAACGCTTTCACGAATAACGACTACACGAATTATTACATCACGATTCCGGCTCCCAATATCGAAACGGCCCTATGGTTGGAATCAGACCGGATGCTGGCGCTCGATTTCTCCCAGAAATCACTTGACGTTCAGCGCAACGTGGTCATTGAAGAGTTCAAACAACGCTATTTCAACAATCCTTACGGGGACATTTGGTTGAAATTACGTCCTTTAGCCTATAAGGTACACCCGTATCAATGGCCTACTATAGGGAAAAACATAGACCATATTGCAGGAGCTTCCTTGGAAGAGGTGGAAGATTTCTTTCATCGTTTCTACGCCCCGGATAACGCCATACTAAGCATCAGCGGGAATATTACCGACGAGAAAGCCCTTGAGCTCGTGAAAAAATGGTTCGGAGATATTCCTCCCGTCCACTACACGAGAAAAGCGTTACCGATGGAACCGCAACAAACCGAAGAGCGTCGCCTCGTGTGCGAACACAACAAAGTTCCGGCTGATGCGATATATAAAGTATACCATATGGGCGACCGGCAATCGGATAATTTCTACACGTGCGACACGATCTCGGATATACTATCCAACGGGCAATCCTCCCGATTATATATCAACCTCATTAAAAACGGAAAACTATTTTCGGAGGTAGACGCCTATATCACCGGGGACATGGATCCGGGATTATTCATCTTTTCCGGAAAACTCTCGGAAGGGGTAGCGATAGAAGAAGCTGAAGCTGCCATCCAAAACGAAATCGATCGTTTTATCGAGGATCCGATTTCCGAACGGGAACTCCAAAAAGTAATTAATAAAACGGAAGCTCGTATCTCTTACAGCGAGATCAATTACCAGGGTAAATCAGCTAACCTGGCATTTTTTGACTACCTGGGAGATATTAACCTGATTAATTCGGAGAGTAACCGATACGCGGAAGTATCCCTTGATTCGATAAGACAGACCGCACGAAAACTATTTTCCGCAAAGAATTGCTCTACCTTGTGGTATCTAAAAGACAAATAATTGCTACTTTATATGAACAGAAATATAGAACCGCCTATTGCAGAAATCTCTCGTCCCACCTTGTGGGGGCATCAACAAATCACGCTTCCCAATGGCATCGAGATCGTGTACCTCCACGATCCCAACCAAGAGGTTTTCAAGATGGACGTGGTACTCGCGGCCGGGATTTATAATCAATCCCGCCCGGTTATCGCATCAAGCATGATCAATATGCTTAACGAGGGAACCCGACAACATACCTCTGCTGAAATTGCGGAGTTGTTTGATTATCATGGAGCATACGTGGATTACAATTGCGGTATGCATAAAGCAGAATTAAGCCTGATTTCGCTTAATAAATACGCCTCGCAAACCATTCGTATGTTGGCAGAGATGACGCTTGAAAGCACATTCCCGCAAAAAGAATTGGAAACGTATATCCGTAACCGGAAACAACAGCATCTGGTGAATATCGAAAAGACATCTTACCTTGCCCGAATGGAGTTCATATACCGGATGTACGGGAAAGAACATCCTTACGCTAATTATTTCACACTGGAAGATTTCGATCAAGTAACACCGGAATTATTACTCGATTTCTACCGGGAAAGAGTGCAAGCATCGCAATGCAGAATCATGATTTGCGGGAATGTCAGCGATACGGTGCTACAGGAAGTAAGCCAGGCCTTTTCGCCGATGAGCAGTAACCCGTTACCTCCGGACAAGAATTACACCATACAACCGAGTAGTCCCGGTAAGTATCATATTTCCAAGCCCGATGCCGTACAAACCAGCATTCGAATCGGGAAAAGCGGTGTCGCTTTATTGGATGAAGACTACACGTATTTTCAACTTTTGAACATGGTACTCGGCGGTTATTTCGGCTCCCGCCTGATGTCGAATATCCGGGAAGAAAAAGGATACACCTATGGTATCGGTTCATACAACGTTACCATGCCACAAGCCGCCCACTGGATGATTGCCACGGATGTCAACACAGAGGCCACGGACGCCACGATAACAGAGTGTATAAAAGAGATTCGCCGCCTGCAGGAAGAACCCGTACCCGAAGAAGAACTAAGCCTTGTGAAGAGTTATTTTAACGGGGAATTACTACGGGAATTAGACGGTGTTTTCTCCCAATCCGATGCCTTGAAACACAAGCTCAATTACGGACTGGATAATACATTCTATCTCCGGGCTATCGACAAGATCCGTACCTGTACTGCCGAAGACATCATGCGTCTGGCTCAAAAATACTTGAACGTGGACGATATGTATATTGTGACCGCCGGGAAAGATGCTTGACAATTCTCTCCACCTCCCCTTGTACAAAGGGAAGGTGGAGAAGTTGTTGTTTAAAGATTGACTTTCAACGCACGCTCTTCATTCCAAGCATTATATTCCCAAGTCTATTTCTTTTCGACTTCTTTCGATACAGGTTCTTGCAACTGAAAATTAATCGGCACGGTATATGAAACCCTCACGGCTTTTCCTCTCTGTGTCCCCGGTTTCCAATTTGGCATTTCCTGTACAACCCTTATAGCCTCTGCATCCAATAAAGGATGTACAGCACGAGCCACTTTCACATCTGTAACTTCTCCTGTCTTCGAGATTATAAACTGGACAAATACTTTTCCTTGGATATTCTTCTCCATCGCTTCTTTTGGATACTTTATATGTTGTGCTACATATTTTTGAACACTTCCACCTAGGAATTGTGGCATATCTTCAACCACTTGAAAAATGTCACTATCCGAACCCTCATATTCAAGCTCTCTCACCATTGGCAGACTGGTGTCATCCAACATTCTTACACGCATCCGATCACCAACTTTCACCGGAACCAACATGTTCTTTTTACCAGCATGAGAAAAAACAAGTTCTGTACCTTTATCAACTGCCAACATAAACTTCCCATCCCATCCGGTATGCGTCCCTTCTGCAGTATTTTTAATCAACACGGAAACCCCGCGCAAAGCTCTGTTATACTGGTCAACAACAGTTCCGGATACAATCAGCTTGCCTTTATCGACCAGAATTACCGTATCCCGATAATCTCCCTGATACACAACCGCCTGCACGTTACTAGACAAAACCAATAACGCAACAACCGGAAATAGCAGTGCATACTTGAGCAATCCCATTTTCGAAGTCCTTTTTTTATTCATCATCATAATACGCTTTTTTAATGGTGTCACATTAAATTTATTTACTATTTGAGCTGCAGCCGAAGGATGAGAAAGACGAAGGAGATGATATTGATAAGCTTTCCGGTCAATACCGGAGTTTACAACCCGCTTATCAGCCAGAAATTCCAAATTACGACGAATCTCCCCCTTCAATAACCACATTGCCGGATTGATCCAAAACAATGTACATAATAATTCGGATACCATCACATCCAAAGAATGATACTGATCTACATGAGTTTTTTCATGCATCATAATTTCCTGTAAATCATTCGATTCATATAATGACGGATTGATGAATATCCATTTGAAAAAAGAAAAAGGAGCAACTTCACCTTTTAATAAAATAATCGGCGTCGAGAAACAAACCGCTCTACTCCTCTTTTTCAGCAACTGAAAAATCGAAAATACCTGAATCATGATTCGTCCCAATAAAAAAATCACAACACCTAAATATCCCAAACACAACACGTCAAACACATTTATTTCCACGGGAACTGAAGGCGCTCCCACGGCTACTTCCGGTAAGAGATTGCTCGCATATTGGGCAATCGCATGATGAATAACGACCTTTTGATCTTCTCCAAAAGAAAATAAGAACATTGGATACAAACATGCCAAAGTAA
Encoded proteins:
- a CDS encoding MFS transporter, with translation MTEKLTLRDNAAVRWAALLLLALAMFCSYIFMDILSPIKDLMQSERGWDSLAFGTMQGSETFLNVFVFFLIFAGIILDKMGVRFTALLSGGVMLIGAIIKWYAVAEGFKGSGLEAWFTNNLNYIPGFDELGISPFYQGMPASAKLAAVGFMIFGCGVEMAGITVSRGIVKWFKGREIALAMGSEMALARLGVATCMIFSPFFAKLGGQVDVSRSVAFGVVLLMIALIMFIVYFFMDKKLDAQTGEAEEKDEPFKIKDIGKILSSGGFWLVALLCVLYYSAIFPFQKYAVNMLQCNLSFTPPAEGSFWAGNTVTIIQYCIMLVVAATAFAFNFTNKKSLKTLLLTISVIGLIVFCYMGYMRQSAETIFAVFPLLAVGITPILGKVVDNKGKAASMLMFGSILLIVCHLTFAFILPLFKDSAIGGVLIAYVTILILGASFSLVPASLWPSVPKLVDQKVIGSAYALIFWIQNIGLWLFPLLIGKVLDNTNPQVVNDLNNHLITPEQAAVSYNYTWPLVMLACLGVAALIIGVILKRVDKVKGLGLELPNVQQ
- a CDS encoding NAD(P)H-dependent flavin oxidoreductase encodes the protein MENRVTKLFNIKYPIIQGGMVWCSGWRLASAVSNNGGLGLLGAGSMHPEMLVEHIRKMKEATDKPWGINVPLLYPEIDRLMDIIIQEGVKIVFTSAGSPKKWTPLLKSHGITVVHVVSSALFAKKCEEAGVDAIVAEGFEAGGHNGREETTTLTLIPNVAASCSLPVIAAGGISSGKSVAATMTLGAEGVQIGTRFAVAAESSAHPAFKQRVFNTEEGGTLLALKKLAPTRLIKNEFFNQVKALEDAGAEAAQLTELLGKGRAKKGIFEGDMTEGELEIGQIASMLHKEETVAEIMEDIIADFNKTMSNLGDLKL
- a CDS encoding M16 family metallopeptidase, giving the protein MIKFTRHTLDNGLTVICNTDTSTPFVSVNILYKVGARDEDPNRTGFAHLFEHLMFGGSKHIADYDYHVQKAGGDSNAFTNNDYTNYYITIPAPNIETALWLESDRMLALDFSQKSLDVQRNVVIEEFKQRYFNNPYGDIWLKLRPLAYKVHPYQWPTIGKNIDHIAGASLEEVEDFFHRFYAPDNAILSISGNITDEKALELVKKWFGDIPPVHYTRKALPMEPQQTEERRLVCEHNKVPADAIYKVYHMGDRQSDNFYTCDTISDILSNGQSSRLYINLIKNGKLFSEVDAYITGDMDPGLFIFSGKLSEGVAIEEAEAAIQNEIDRFIEDPISERELQKVINKTEARISYSEINYQGKSANLAFFDYLGDINLINSESNRYAEVSLDSIRQTARKLFSAKNCSTLWYLKDK
- a CDS encoding M16 family metallopeptidase, with amino-acid sequence MNRNIEPPIAEISRPTLWGHQQITLPNGIEIVYLHDPNQEVFKMDVVLAAGIYNQSRPVIASSMINMLNEGTRQHTSAEIAELFDYHGAYVDYNCGMHKAELSLISLNKYASQTIRMLAEMTLESTFPQKELETYIRNRKQQHLVNIEKTSYLARMEFIYRMYGKEHPYANYFTLEDFDQVTPELLLDFYRERVQASQCRIMICGNVSDTVLQEVSQAFSPMSSNPLPPDKNYTIQPSSPGKYHISKPDAVQTSIRIGKSGVALLDEDYTYFQLLNMVLGGYFGSRLMSNIREEKGYTYGIGSYNVTMPQAAHWMIATDVNTEATDATITECIKEIRRLQEEPVPEEELSLVKSYFNGELLRELDGVFSQSDALKHKLNYGLDNTFYLRAIDKIRTCTAEDIMRLAQKYLNVDDMYIVTAGKDA
- a CDS encoding M56 family metallopeptidase, which produces MITNATWIYLIKVNIALVVFYLFYRLLFSRDTFFTFRRVYLLASLTLACLYPMFLFSFGEDQKVVIHHAIAQYASNLLPEVAVGAPSVPVEINVFDVLCLGYLGVVIFLLGRIMIQVFSIFQLLKKRSRAVCFSTPIILLKGEVAPFSFFKWIFINPSLYESNDLQEIMMHEKTHVDQYHSLDVMVSELLCTLFWINPAMWLLKGEIRRNLEFLADKRVVNSGIDRKAYQYHLLRLSHPSAAAQIVNKFNVTPLKKRIMMMNKKRTSKMGLLKYALLFPVVALLVLSSNVQAVVYQGDYRDTVILVDKGKLIVSGTVVDQYNRALRGVSVLIKNTAEGTHTGWDGKFMLAVDKGTELVFSHAGKKNMLVPVKVGDRMRVRMLDDTSLPMVRELEYEGSDSDIFQVVEDMPQFLGGSVQKYVAQHIKYPKEAMEKNIQGKVFVQFIISKTGEVTDVKVARAVHPLLDAEAIRVVQEMPNWKPGTQRGKAVRVSYTVPINFQLQEPVSKEVEKK